In a genomic window of Ranitomeya imitator isolate aRanImi1 chromosome 5, aRanImi1.pri, whole genome shotgun sequence:
- the TTC32 gene encoding tetratricopeptide repeat protein 32 isoform X2: MLSWSSATWRPQRSCTTRRCSMEELSVAYNNRGQIKYFRVDFYEAMDDYTAAIRLNPKFEVPFYNRGLILYRLGFFDDAMKDFQKVLQLNPNFEDAKISLRQSMVDKEERRWRIQE, from the exons ATGCTGAGCTGGAGCAGCGCCACCTGGAGGCCGCAGAGGAGCTGTACGACAAG GAGGTGCAGCATGGAGGAGCTCTCTGTCGCCTACAATAATCGGGGACAGATCAAATACTTCCGAGTTGACTTCTACGAAGCGATGGATGACTACACGGCGGCGATAAGATTGAACCCAAAATTTGAGGTCCCGTTTTACAACCGAGGTTTGATCCTTTATCGACTTG GGTTCTTTGATGACGCAATGAAAGATTTCCAAAAAGTCTTACAGCTGAACCCAAATTTTGAAGATGCCAAGATCAGCCTGAGACAAAGTATGGTGGATAAGGAAGAAAGGAGATGGAGGATTCAAGAATGA
- the TTC32 gene encoding tetratricopeptide repeat protein 32 isoform X1, whose amino-acid sequence MEPGLLNTANAELEQRHLEAAEELYDKVIERCQQDRRCSMEELSVAYNNRGQIKYFRVDFYEAMDDYTAAIRLNPKFEVPFYNRGLILYRLGFFDDAMKDFQKVLQLNPNFEDAKISLRQSMVDKEERRWRIQE is encoded by the exons ATGGAGCCCGGTCTGCTGAACACCGCAAATGCTGAGCTGGAGCAGCGCCACCTGGAGGCCGCAGAGGAGCTGTACGACAAGGTGATAGAGCGCTGTCAGCAGGACAG GAGGTGCAGCATGGAGGAGCTCTCTGTCGCCTACAATAATCGGGGACAGATCAAATACTTCCGAGTTGACTTCTACGAAGCGATGGATGACTACACGGCGGCGATAAGATTGAACCCAAAATTTGAGGTCCCGTTTTACAACCGAGGTTTGATCCTTTATCGACTTG GGTTCTTTGATGACGCAATGAAAGATTTCCAAAAAGTCTTACAGCTGAACCCAAATTTTGAAGATGCCAAGATCAGCCTGAGACAAAGTATGGTGGATAAGGAAGAAAGGAGATGGAGGATTCAAGAATGA